A DNA window from Vagococcus penaei contains the following coding sequences:
- the mreC gene encoding rod shape-determining protein MreC has product MKKFDSSKNIIIAVIIAIIVIFLVSVSVIQRDKKQTSLPGQSQANSVITVVDDIVMAPIRGIENSVKSISNLFNTYSENDHLKKRIDQNLMLQAELDNYKKENDDLKKQLDLSSTLSNFDVVHASVVNRSPDTWQDVLVINKGTADGIEVNMAVMGDKGLVGRVIIAEKNSAKVELLTTVNQNTNHFPVMMSAGGDKAAYGLMDAYNSKTHTLTVSQLTTVEGIKKGDKVTTSGLGNTSPKGLLIGEVKEIKKSKTGLHDEVLVTPVSDMYDITTVTVIKRLEGAE; this is encoded by the coding sequence GTGAAAAAATTTGATTCAAGTAAAAATATTATTATTGCTGTCATTATTGCGATAATTGTAATCTTTCTAGTTAGTGTCAGTGTCATTCAGCGTGATAAGAAACAAACGAGTTTACCTGGACAGTCACAAGCTAATAGCGTTATTACAGTTGTAGATGATATCGTTATGGCACCAATCAGAGGGATTGAGAATAGCGTGAAGTCAATTTCGAATCTCTTTAATACGTATTCGGAAAATGATCATTTAAAGAAACGTATTGATCAAAATTTAATGTTGCAAGCTGAGTTAGATAATTATAAAAAAGAAAATGATGATTTGAAAAAGCAATTAGACCTAAGCTCGACTTTGTCTAATTTTGATGTCGTTCATGCGAGTGTAGTGAATCGCTCGCCAGATACTTGGCAAGACGTTTTAGTTATTAATAAAGGGACAGCTGATGGAATTGAAGTTAACATGGCAGTAATGGGTGATAAGGGCTTGGTTGGCCGTGTTATTATTGCAGAAAAAAATAGTGCTAAAGTCGAGCTTTTAACGACTGTTAATCAAAATACCAATCATTTCCCAGTTATGATGTCTGCTGGAGGAGATAAAGCGGCCTATGGTTTAATGGATGCATATAATAGTAAAACGCATACGTTGACAGTATCACAGCTAACCACTGTAGAAGGAATCAAAAAAGGTGATAAAGTCACAACGTCAGGATTGGGTAATACATCACCTAAGGGGCTACTCATTGGTGAAGTAAAAGAAATTAAAAAAAGTAAGACCGGTTTACATGATGAAGTGTTAGTAACACCTGTATCTGATATGTACGATATTACAACCGTCACCGTCATTAAACGGTTGGAAGGGGCAGAGTAA
- a CDS encoding acetyl-CoA hydrolase/transferase family protein produces MKDLQTKYNEKKMSPEDAIKFLSPGDAVVYPIAPGEPKLLHDALCQYEGLDDNKLYRTLTNVPTYDLPKDKLKQISIFLGGDRQLMNDGVVELLPNHFGDTVDLIKMREEEIVLMFNASPMDEKGYFSLGLANAYVGGLLDSASKIIIEVNENCPYTYGENHHVHIDDVTALIESSEPLPTIPEPVIDEKSEAIGKIIADLAPDGATLQIGYGSVPSAVMNNLTTKKRLGFHTEMLPDKVIDLYNSGSLDNTQKETYVGKTVTTFAMGTPKLYEWLHKNEDIYFVPVNQSNSIREIAKEGNLYTINATIQVDLLGQCNSEKLPNKYYSSTGGQSDFGKGVRMAENGVGIIALNSTAANDTVSTIVPSLYAGAAVTTSKNDVDYIVTEYGAARLKGKTINERVEALINIAHPRFRDELRQEAIKLKYLAAETDELEETEELVLA; encoded by the coding sequence ATGAAAGACTTACAAACGAAGTATAATGAAAAAAAGATGAGCCCAGAAGATGCAATAAAATTCTTATCCCCAGGAGATGCAGTTGTTTACCCAATTGCCCCCGGTGAACCAAAATTACTTCATGATGCATTGTGTCAATATGAAGGACTTGATGACAATAAACTTTACAGAACGCTAACGAATGTACCAACTTATGATTTACCAAAAGACAAATTAAAACAAATTTCAATCTTTTTAGGCGGTGACCGTCAGTTAATGAATGATGGTGTAGTCGAGTTGTTACCAAACCATTTTGGTGACACGGTTGATTTAATTAAAATGCGTGAAGAAGAAATTGTTTTGATGTTTAATGCATCACCTATGGATGAGAAAGGCTACTTCTCATTAGGTTTAGCAAACGCATACGTTGGAGGATTATTAGATTCAGCTTCAAAAATCATTATCGAAGTAAATGAAAATTGTCCGTATACATATGGCGAAAATCATCATGTTCATATTGATGATGTCACAGCATTAATCGAAAGTAGTGAACCATTACCAACTATCCCTGAACCAGTGATTGATGAAAAATCAGAAGCGATTGGTAAAATTATTGCTGATTTAGCTCCAGATGGCGCAACATTACAAATCGGCTACGGATCTGTACCGTCAGCGGTTATGAATAATTTGACTACGAAAAAACGTTTAGGTTTTCATACAGAGATGTTACCAGATAAAGTAATTGATTTATATAATTCTGGTTCATTAGACAATACTCAAAAAGAAACGTATGTTGGAAAAACAGTGACTACCTTTGCGATGGGGACACCTAAATTATATGAATGGTTACACAAAAATGAAGATATTTATTTTGTACCAGTAAACCAATCAAATTCAATTAGAGAAATTGCTAAAGAAGGTAACTTATATACCATCAACGCAACCATCCAAGTTGATTTACTAGGTCAATGTAACTCAGAAAAATTACCAAATAAATATTATTCGTCAACAGGTGGTCAGTCTGACTTTGGTAAAGGTGTTCGAATGGCAGAAAATGGGGTTGGTATCATTGCTTTGAATTCAACAGCGGCTAATGATACAGTCTCAACAATTGTGCCATCATTGTACGCTGGTGCGGCTGTAACGACGTCAAAAAATGATGTTGATTATATTGTCACTGAATATGGTGCAGCTCGTTTGAAAGGTAAGACAATCAATGAGCGCGTTGAAGCATTGATTAATATTGCCCATCCACGTTTTAGAGATGAGTTACGACAAGAAGCAATCAAATTAAAATATTTGGCTGCTGAAACAGATGAATTAGAAGAAACTGAAGAATTAGTTTTAGCTTAA
- a CDS encoding enoyl-CoA hydratase-related protein — translation MTHYNTVLLEIDKQIATLTINRPQSLNALNQQTLEEIEQAVQSLNMREVRVLIITGSGEKAFVAGADIKEMAAKTALEAREFSLLGNRVFRAIDELPIPVIAAINGYALGGGLELAMACDVRFASTKAVAGLPEVNLGVIPGFGGTQRLSRIIGLPKALELMFEAANVRSEEGLSIGLFNRVFEPEALLAETIAYAEKIIKKGPIAVKFVKEAAKTGYEMPIDQALGLEAELFGLTFATEDQTEGMTAFIEKRAATFKNQ, via the coding sequence ATGACACACTACAATACAGTTTTATTAGAAATAGATAAACAAATTGCCACATTAACAATTAACCGTCCGCAAAGTTTAAATGCTTTGAATCAACAGACGTTAGAAGAAATTGAACAAGCTGTTCAGTCATTAAACATGCGTGAAGTCCGTGTATTAATCATTACTGGTTCTGGCGAGAAGGCTTTTGTTGCAGGAGCCGATATTAAAGAAATGGCAGCTAAGACAGCACTTGAGGCACGTGAATTCTCCTTATTAGGTAATCGTGTTTTCCGTGCCATTGATGAGCTACCAATTCCAGTTATTGCGGCAATTAATGGCTATGCTCTAGGTGGTGGTTTAGAGTTGGCTATGGCTTGTGATGTGAGATTTGCTTCAACCAAAGCAGTTGCCGGTTTACCAGAAGTTAATTTAGGTGTGATTCCTGGTTTTGGTGGCACGCAAAGGTTGTCACGTATTATCGGACTACCGAAAGCTTTAGAACTAATGTTTGAAGCAGCTAATGTCCGCTCTGAAGAAGGGTTATCAATCGGATTATTTAATCGCGTATTTGAACCAGAAGCACTTCTGGCTGAAACAATAGCTTATGCAGAAAAAATCATTAAAAAAGGCCCGATTGCCGTTAAATTCGTTAAAGAAGCGGCCAAAACTGGTTATGAAATGCCAATTGACCAAGCACTTGGCTTAGAAGCAGAGTTATTTGGCTTAACATTTGCGACTGAAGACCAGACAGAAGGTATGACAGCTTTTATTGAAAAACGTGCTGCAACATTTAAAAATCAATAA
- the yajC gene encoding preprotein translocase subunit YajC: protein MPGAGIGGMLIPLILIGGMMFMMTRSQKKQQQKRQDLLNNMAVGSEVVTIGGLYGVVSEIDETKGTVTLDCEGILLEFEKNAIKTVKPASTTMTHEVKETEVIGEDGSVEKTEEVITDEKKED from the coding sequence ATGCCAGGAGCAGGTATCGGTGGTATGTTAATTCCATTAATTTTAATTGGTGGGATGATGTTTATGATGACACGTTCACAAAAAAAACAACAACAAAAACGTCAAGATTTATTAAATAATATGGCGGTTGGGAGTGAAGTTGTCACAATTGGTGGACTTTACGGTGTTGTTAGTGAAATTGATGAAACAAAAGGTACTGTGACATTAGATTGTGAAGGTATTTTATTAGAGTTTGAAAAAAATGCCATCAAAACAGTTAAACCAGCGTCAACAACAATGACTCATGAAGTAAAAGAAACTGAAGTTATTGGTGAAGATGGTTCAGTTGAAAAAACTGAAGAAGTTATCACTGATGAGAAGAAAGAAGATTAA
- the adhE gene encoding bifunctional acetaldehyde-CoA/alcohol dehydrogenase: protein MANNKEINVESKVNTVEKTINELVSKAQGALKEMKTFDQEKVDYIVHEMAMAALDKHMPLAKMAVEETGRGIYEDKAIKNMFASESIWNNIKNDKTVGVISSDEQKEIIEIADPVGVVCGVTPTTNPTSTTIFKAMISIKTRNPIIFAFHPSAQKCSAEAARIVRDAAVAAGAPKDCVQWIEHPSIEATNLLMNNEGVAIVLATGGAGMVKAAYSTGKPALGVGPGNTPAYIEKTARIKRAVNDLIASKSFDNGMICASEQAVIVDKEVYDAVKKEFEAHQVYIVKPHELEKVEAAVMNEAKTAVNPRIVGHSAVSIAKDAGIDVPEGTKILIVELEGAGAEYPLSREKLSPVLAMMKANNTEHGLELCENMLKLGGEGHTAVLHSEDEELHLAFGLRMNACRILINSPAAQGGIGDIYNEMIPSLTLGCGSYGKNSVSKNVTAINLINTKTVTKRRNNMQWFKLPEKIYFEKNSVQYLQQMEGMERVFIVCDPGMVQFGYADKIIEQLLQRDNKVTFAMFSDVEPNPSTNTVYAGTKMMRDFEPDTIIAIGGGSAIDAAKGMWLFYEHPETSFFGAKQKFLDIRKRAYKLPKAKKAQMVCIPTTSGTGAEVTPFAVITDSETHVKYPLADYALTPNVAIIDPQFVMSVPASVTADTGMDVLTHALESYVSVMASDYTRGLSLQAIKLVFDNLEDSVKNPTLDNRQSMHNASTMAGMAFANAFLGICHSIAHKIGGEYGIPHGRTNAILLPHIISYNAKDPSKHALFPKYEYFRADQDYADVARFLGLPGTTNAELVASLVKEVTELGKRCGINMSLKAQGVTKETLDSTVDRMAELAYEDQCTTANPKEPLISELKQIIIDAYEGC, encoded by the coding sequence ATGGCTAATAATAAAGAAATTAACGTTGAGAGTAAAGTAAATACAGTTGAAAAAACAATTAATGAATTAGTGAGCAAAGCGCAAGGTGCTTTAAAAGAAATGAAAACGTTCGATCAAGAAAAAGTTGATTACATTGTACACGAAATGGCAATGGCAGCGTTAGATAAACACATGCCCTTAGCAAAAATGGCAGTTGAGGAAACTGGTCGTGGAATTTATGAAGATAAGGCGATTAAAAATATGTTTGCCTCTGAAAGTATTTGGAATAACATTAAAAATGATAAAACTGTCGGCGTGATTAGTTCAGACGAACAAAAAGAAATCATTGAAATCGCTGACCCAGTTGGTGTGGTGTGTGGTGTGACACCAACAACTAATCCAACATCAACTACAATCTTTAAAGCAATGATTTCGATTAAAACTCGTAATCCAATTATCTTTGCGTTCCATCCAAGCGCTCAAAAATGTTCAGCAGAAGCGGCACGTATCGTTCGTGACGCAGCGGTTGCAGCAGGAGCACCTAAAGATTGTGTGCAATGGATTGAACACCCATCTATCGAAGCGACAAACTTATTAATGAATAACGAAGGTGTAGCAATTGTGTTAGCGACTGGTGGAGCTGGAATGGTTAAAGCAGCTTACTCTACTGGTAAACCAGCGTTAGGTGTTGGACCTGGTAATACGCCTGCTTACATTGAAAAAACAGCTCGCATTAAGCGCGCTGTGAATGATTTGATTGCATCAAAATCTTTTGATAATGGTATGATTTGTGCATCAGAACAAGCAGTGATTGTTGATAAAGAAGTCTATGATGCAGTGAAAAAAGAATTTGAAGCACATCAAGTTTACATTGTAAAACCTCATGAATTAGAAAAAGTCGAAGCGGCTGTAATGAACGAAGCGAAAACTGCTGTTAATCCAAGAATTGTTGGTCACTCAGCAGTATCAATTGCTAAAGATGCTGGTATTGACGTTCCAGAAGGTACTAAAATTTTAATTGTTGAATTAGAGGGTGCAGGAGCTGAATATCCACTATCACGTGAAAAATTATCACCAGTTTTGGCAATGATGAAAGCTAATAATACTGAACATGGATTAGAACTATGTGAAAATATGCTGAAGTTAGGTGGCGAAGGTCATACCGCAGTACTACATTCAGAAGATGAAGAATTACATTTAGCTTTTGGTTTACGTATGAATGCTTGTCGTATTTTAATTAACTCACCAGCAGCCCAAGGTGGTATTGGCGATATTTACAATGAAATGATTCCTTCATTAACTTTAGGTTGTGGCTCTTATGGAAAGAACTCAGTATCTAAAAATGTCACAGCGATTAATTTGATTAATACGAAAACAGTGACGAAACGGAGAAATAATATGCAATGGTTTAAACTACCTGAAAAAATTTATTTTGAGAAAAACTCTGTACAGTATTTACAACAAATGGAAGGAATGGAACGTGTCTTTATCGTCTGTGACCCTGGTATGGTACAGTTTGGTTATGCAGATAAAATTATTGAACAATTACTCCAACGCGATAATAAAGTAACATTTGCGATGTTCTCAGATGTTGAACCTAACCCTTCAACAAATACTGTTTACGCTGGAACTAAAATGATGCGTGATTTTGAACCAGATACAATTATTGCTATTGGTGGTGGGTCAGCAATCGATGCTGCTAAAGGAATGTGGTTATTCTATGAACACCCAGAAACATCATTCTTTGGCGCAAAACAAAAATTCTTAGATATCCGTAAACGTGCATATAAATTACCAAAAGCGAAAAAAGCTCAAATGGTTTGTATTCCAACAACATCTGGTACAGGTGCTGAAGTAACGCCATTTGCTGTTATTACGGATAGTGAAACACACGTTAAATATCCATTAGCTGACTATGCATTAACACCAAATGTTGCGATTATTGATCCACAATTTGTTATGAGTGTCCCAGCATCAGTCACTGCTGATACTGGTATGGATGTTTTAACACACGCTTTAGAGTCATATGTTTCAGTTATGGCTTCAGATTATACGCGTGGTTTAAGTTTACAAGCCATTAAACTTGTTTTCGATAATTTAGAAGATTCGGTTAAAAATCCAACATTGGATAATCGTCAAAGCATGCACAATGCTTCAACAATGGCTGGAATGGCGTTTGCTAATGCGTTCTTAGGAATTTGTCATTCAATTGCGCATAAAATTGGTGGAGAGTATGGTATTCCACATGGTCGTACGAATGCAATCTTATTGCCACATATTATTAGCTATAATGCTAAAGATCCATCAAAACACGCATTATTCCCTAAATATGAGTACTTTAGAGCAGATCAAGATTACGCAGATGTGGCTCGTTTCTTAGGCTTACCAGGGACAACCAATGCGGAATTAGTCGCATCATTAGTGAAAGAAGTGACTGAATTAGGTAAACGTTGTGGCATTAATATGAGTTTGAAAGCTCAAGGTGTTACAAAAGAAACCCTAGATAGTACAGTTGATCGTATGGCTGAATTAGCATATGAAGACCAATGTACAACAGCTAATCCGAAAGAACCATTAATTAGTGAACTAAAACAAATTATTATTGATGCCTACGAAGGCTGCTAA
- a CDS encoding 3-hydroxybutyryl-CoA dehydrogenase, giving the protein MNLEKIMVIGSGQMGNGIAQVSAQAGYQVILNDVKQEFAEKGLANITKNLTRDVEKGRKTEEEKQAVLDRITLSTDKKDAASCQLVIEAAVENFEIKKAIFKELDEIVSEDVILSTNTSSLPITDLAAVVSHPERFIGMHFMNPVPVMKLVEIIRGIQTRDDVYDVIHELSLKMNKVPVEVNDSYGFVSNRVLMPMINEAAFALYQSVATPEAIDQVMELGMNHPMGPLKLADLIGLDTCLSIMQVLYDGFNDPKYRPCPLLKKYVAAGYLGKKTGRGFYTYDN; this is encoded by the coding sequence ATGAACTTAGAAAAAATTATGGTTATTGGATCAGGACAAATGGGTAACGGGATTGCGCAAGTATCAGCGCAAGCAGGATACCAAGTAATCTTAAATGATGTGAAACAAGAATTCGCTGAAAAAGGGTTAGCAAACATCACGAAAAACTTAACACGTGATGTTGAAAAAGGGCGTAAAACAGAAGAAGAAAAGCAAGCTGTTTTAGACCGAATTACATTATCAACGGATAAAAAAGATGCTGCTAGCTGTCAATTAGTTATTGAAGCTGCCGTTGAGAATTTTGAGATTAAAAAAGCCATCTTTAAAGAATTAGATGAAATTGTTTCTGAAGATGTGATTTTATCAACGAATACGTCATCATTACCAATCACGGACTTAGCTGCCGTAGTTAGTCATCCGGAGCGTTTTATTGGAATGCACTTTATGAATCCAGTACCAGTCATGAAATTAGTTGAGATTATCCGTGGTATTCAAACACGTGATGATGTTTACGATGTGATTCACGAATTAAGTCTAAAAATGAATAAAGTTCCAGTTGAAGTTAACGACTCATATGGTTTTGTTTCTAACCGTGTCTTAATGCCAATGATTAATGAAGCAGCATTTGCTTTGTATCAATCAGTTGCGACACCAGAAGCGATTGACCAAGTAATGGAATTAGGAATGAATCACCCAATGGGCCCATTGAAATTAGCTGATTTAATTGGTTTAGACACGTGTCTATCAATTATGCAAGTATTGTATGATGGCTTTAACGATCCAAAATATCGTCCATGTCCATTATTGAAAAAATATGTGGCTGCTGGTTATTTAGGTAAGAAAACTGGTCGTGGATTCTACACGTACGATAACTAA
- a CDS encoding CsbD family protein → MKKKAGLVIGAAGAVFAYAVWKKMQEPHYNKDTIKGKVKEFAGDKLDNDDLRAEGIVDQLVGGSKEVVNDIANNTTQFVDKMMGAGSSDQLKGHAEEMAGKMAHDPMKQAEGKVDQAMGKTKAFSEDIKEKATEKLNHPHDTHHPKH, encoded by the coding sequence ATGAAGAAAAAAGCGGGATTAGTTATTGGTGCAGCAGGTGCAGTTTTTGCTTATGCTGTTTGGAAAAAGATGCAAGAGCCACATTATAATAAGGATACAATCAAAGGTAAAGTGAAAGAATTTGCTGGAGATAAGTTAGACAATGATGATTTACGTGCTGAAGGTATCGTTGACCAATTAGTGGGTGGCTCAAAAGAAGTTGTCAATGACATTGCAAATAATACTACGCAATTTGTTGATAAAATGATGGGTGCTGGCTCGAGTGATCAATTAAAAGGTCACGCGGAAGAAATGGCGGGTAAAATGGCTCATGACCCTATGAAACAAGCTGAAGGTAAGGTAGATCAAGCAATGGGTAAAACGAAAGCATTCTCAGAAGATATAAAAGAAAAAGCTACTGAGAAGTTAAATCACCCACATGATACTCATCATCCGAAACATTAA
- a CDS encoding prolyl oligopeptidase family serine peptidase: protein MLLKTIKRHISHVPILEVFPEGADYNALPLVIYYHGWQTSKELGLTNARKIAKYNIRVVLPDAMFHGDRQLATISTIPSFTFWSSIQHNLSEFDLIVRFYQERRLIKDNQIGVAGFSMGGMTTAGLLTKHPEIKAAAILMGTPNYQAFIQKMQRVLEERKISVPKDLSDLLSWTDNYDLSRQPEKLQGRPLYFWHGTEDEKIDYQQAYEFFSRYQTQLYGEKMVFDTGIGDRHLLKPPTMQKTADFFNNWLNS from the coding sequence ATGCTACTTAAAACAATCAAGCGGCATATTAGCCATGTGCCAATTTTAGAAGTTTTCCCAGAAGGAGCAGATTACAACGCTTTGCCATTAGTTATTTACTATCATGGGTGGCAGACATCAAAAGAGTTAGGTCTAACTAATGCGCGTAAAATCGCTAAATACAATATTCGAGTTGTCTTACCAGATGCTATGTTTCATGGCGACCGTCAACTGGCAACTATTTCCACTATTCCGTCATTTACATTTTGGTCGAGTATACAACATAATCTTAGTGAATTTGATTTAATCGTTCGATTTTATCAAGAGAGAAGGTTGATTAAGGACAATCAAATTGGTGTAGCAGGTTTTTCAATGGGTGGAATGACCACAGCGGGACTATTGACTAAACATCCTGAGATTAAAGCGGCAGCGATTTTGATGGGAACGCCGAATTATCAAGCATTTATCCAAAAGATGCAGCGTGTATTAGAAGAACGGAAAATTAGTGTTCCAAAAGATTTATCTGATTTATTGTCGTGGACAGATAACTATGATTTAAGCCGGCAACCTGAGAAGCTTCAAGGCCGACCGCTTTATTTTTGGCATGGTACTGAGGATGAAAAAATTGATTATCAACAAGCTTATGAATTTTTTAGTCGGTACCAAACCCAACTGTATGGAGAGAAAATGGTTTTTGATACAGGTATCGGAGACCGTCACTTATTGAAACCACCAACGATGCAAAAGACAGCTGACTTCTTTAACAACTGGCTAAATAGTTAA
- the queA gene encoding tRNA preQ1(34) S-adenosylmethionine ribosyltransferase-isomerase QueA translates to MTLSTSDFDFYLPEELIAQTPLKNRVSSRLLVLDSKTGQMQDKHFSDIIDELHPGDALVMNNTRVLPARLHGEKPDTGGHLEVLLLTNTEGDTWETLIKPAKRAKKGTVISFGDGRLMATVTEELEHGGRMIDFTYDGVFLETLESLGEMPLPPYIKEKLEDNDRYQTVYAKENGSAAAPTAGLHFTKDLLEKIAAKGVKLVYLTLHVGLGTFRPVSVDDVENHTMHSEFYRLTEEAATELRAIKAAGGRIVAVGTTSIRTLETIGIKFNGEIHADSGWTDIFIKPGYTFKLVDAFSTNFHLPKSTLIMLVSAFAGRETTLAAYAHAVTERYRFFSFGDAMFVK, encoded by the coding sequence ATGACATTAAGTACTTCAGATTTTGATTTTTATTTACCAGAGGAATTAATTGCACAAACACCCTTGAAAAATCGAGTATCTTCTCGATTATTGGTATTAGACAGCAAAACTGGTCAGATGCAAGACAAGCATTTTTCAGATATTATTGATGAACTTCATCCTGGAGATGCTCTAGTGATGAATAATACTCGCGTCTTACCCGCGCGTTTACATGGTGAAAAGCCCGATACTGGTGGACACTTGGAAGTGTTGTTATTAACTAATACTGAAGGTGACACGTGGGAAACACTGATTAAGCCAGCAAAGCGTGCGAAAAAAGGGACTGTCATTTCGTTTGGTGACGGACGATTAATGGCAACGGTTACGGAAGAGTTAGAACATGGTGGTCGTATGATTGACTTCACCTATGATGGTGTTTTTTTAGAAACATTAGAATCACTTGGTGAGATGCCATTACCACCATATATTAAAGAAAAACTCGAAGATAACGACCGCTATCAAACTGTTTATGCAAAAGAAAATGGCTCAGCAGCAGCACCAACAGCTGGATTACATTTCACGAAAGATTTGTTAGAAAAGATTGCTGCTAAAGGGGTTAAATTGGTTTACCTAACACTGCATGTTGGTTTAGGAACCTTTAGACCTGTTAGTGTTGATGATGTTGAAAATCATACAATGCACAGTGAATTTTATCGTTTAACAGAAGAAGCAGCTACCGAATTACGTGCGATTAAAGCCGCTGGTGGTCGAATTGTTGCAGTCGGTACCACTTCGATTCGGACATTAGAAACAATTGGCATCAAGTTCAATGGTGAGATTCACGCAGATAGTGGTTGGACAGATATTTTTATCAAACCAGGTTATACATTTAAATTGGTTGACGCTTTTTCAACTAATTTTCATTTACCAAAGTCAACATTAATTATGTTGGTTAGTGCATTTGCAGGCAGAGAAACAACACTGGCGGCCTATGCACATGCTGTGACTGAAAGATATCGTTTCTTTAGTTTTGGCGATGCCATGTTTGTTAAATAA
- the tgt gene encoding tRNA guanosine(34) transglycosylase Tgt: protein MTEPAIKYRLIKKEKHTGARLGEIITPHGTFPTPMFMPVGTLATVKTMAPEELKDMGAGIILSNTYHLWLRPGEDIVEEAGGLHRFMNWDQGILTDSGGFQVWSLSDMRRIEEEGVHFRNHLNGSKMFLSPEKAIQIQNKLGPDIMMSFDECPPFYESHDYVKKSIDRTSRWAERGLKAHANADRQGLFGIIQGAGYKDLRQQSARDLVAMDFPGYSIGGLSVGETKHEMNTILEYTTPLIPEHKPRYLMGVGTADSLIDGVIRGVDMFDCVLPTRIARNGTCMTSKGRLVVKNAQYARDFRPLDEKCDCYTCRNYTRAYIRHLIKCDETFGMRLTSYHNLYFLLNVMKQVRQAIMDDNLLEFREAFFEEYGFNEENAKKF from the coding sequence ATGACAGAACCAGCGATTAAATATCGACTGATAAAAAAAGAAAAACACACAGGAGCGCGTTTAGGTGAAATTATTACACCACATGGCACGTTTCCGACACCAATGTTTATGCCAGTTGGCACGTTAGCAACGGTTAAAACAATGGCACCAGAGGAATTAAAAGATATGGGTGCGGGGATTATCCTTAGCAATACGTATCATTTATGGTTAAGACCTGGTGAAGATATTGTAGAAGAAGCAGGTGGATTACACCGTTTTATGAATTGGGATCAAGGTATTTTAACGGATTCAGGAGGTTTTCAAGTTTGGTCTTTAAGTGACATGCGTCGTATCGAAGAAGAAGGTGTGCACTTTAGAAACCACTTAAATGGTTCTAAAATGTTTTTATCACCGGAAAAAGCGATTCAAATTCAAAATAAATTAGGACCAGATATTATGATGAGTTTCGATGAGTGTCCACCATTTTATGAAAGCCATGATTACGTGAAAAAATCAATTGATCGGACAAGTCGTTGGGCTGAACGTGGCTTAAAAGCACATGCGAATGCTGACCGTCAAGGGCTATTCGGTATTATTCAAGGAGCTGGTTACAAAGATTTGCGTCAACAAAGCGCCCGTGATCTTGTGGCAATGGACTTTCCTGGTTACTCTATTGGTGGATTATCAGTGGGTGAAACGAAACATGAGATGAATACAATATTAGAATATACAACACCGCTTATCCCAGAACACAAGCCACGTTACTTAATGGGTGTTGGGACAGCTGACTCTTTAATTGATGGAGTTATTCGTGGAGTTGACATGTTCGATTGTGTGTTACCAACGCGAATTGCCCGTAACGGTACATGTATGACAAGTAAAGGACGTTTAGTCGTTAAAAACGCGCAATACGCCCGTGATTTTCGTCCATTAGATGAAAAATGTGATTGCTATACATGTCGTAACTATACCCGTGCCTATATCCGTCATTTGATTAAATGTGATGAAACATTTGGCATGCGCTTAACGTCATATCACAATCTATATTTCTTACTAAATGTGATGAAGCAAGTCCGTCAAGCGATTATGGATGATAATTTATTGGAATTCCGTGAAGCATTCTTTGAAGAATATGGATTCAATGAAGAAAATGCAAAGAAATTTTAA